In Nitrosophilus labii, the following proteins share a genomic window:
- a CDS encoding OprD family outer membrane porin, whose product MKKAINFLLVYLILFHFSLLAEEKRILNPNMTLKYNLVPKEVQSLQEMFIKGEFYSRLRLNTFKWDWDTEYPGKTKDNWAMGIGGSLIFKSAYYNGFGAALGLYTTQNPWHMDAEDVGFVKAGKDTFSRYSVVTGDGFGMTVPAEAFIEYKRNKTNFKAGRQIFESFLTKSNDTKMIPNTFEGYSLVSKYFPKTTIKVAYFTKQKLRDHTKFHDVITYAKDLNSDGDIDDPGETWANNDDSASHKGLNEINLKAAGKDIDNSLVIFEVINRTIDKVKLMVNYTAVPELLHYVTGEVHYTVKLGEYKLIPGVRYMKQFDDGAGEVGGANLKEKTAGYDNPNSLDSNLFAARVDLKSKVWAFRLGYSKIADKGDIVAPWRGFPTGGFTRAMGQYNWQANTKSWMIRADYDFDKAKLIPGLKGLVRYVVQDFDDRKPGVQADSNVIHIDLVEKFASIPGLYAKVRLGFVNGDDNIRDINGDLKKGPSYNEYRFEVNYLF is encoded by the coding sequence ATGAAAAAAGCTATAAATTTTCTTCTTGTATATCTAATCCTATTTCATTTCTCTCTTTTAGCAGAAGAAAAAAGAATACTCAATCCCAATATGACGCTAAAATATAACCTTGTGCCAAAGGAAGTGCAATCTTTACAAGAGATGTTTATAAAGGGAGAGTTTTACTCAAGATTAAGACTTAATACTTTTAAGTGGGATTGGGATACTGAGTATCCAGGAAAGACTAAAGACAATTGGGCTATGGGTATAGGTGGAAGCCTAATCTTTAAGAGTGCATACTATAATGGTTTTGGAGCAGCACTGGGGCTATATACAACTCAAAACCCATGGCATATGGACGCTGAAGATGTTGGTTTTGTAAAAGCTGGGAAAGATACTTTTAGTAGATATAGTGTAGTTACCGGAGACGGATTTGGTATGACTGTTCCGGCTGAAGCTTTTATAGAGTATAAAAGAAATAAAACCAATTTTAAAGCTGGCAGACAGATATTTGAGAGTTTTCTAACAAAGTCTAATGATACAAAAATGATCCCAAATACTTTTGAAGGCTATAGTCTAGTTAGCAAATATTTTCCAAAGACAACTATAAAAGTGGCATATTTTACAAAACAAAAACTTAGAGACCATACGAAATTTCACGATGTTATAACCTACGCTAAAGATTTAAACAGCGACGGAGATATTGACGATCCTGGTGAAACATGGGCAAATAACGACGATTCGGCCTCTCATAAAGGCTTAAACGAGATTAATCTAAAAGCTGCTGGAAAAGATATTGATAATAGTTTGGTTATTTTTGAAGTTATAAACAGAACTATAGACAAAGTAAAACTAATGGTAAATTATACGGCGGTTCCTGAACTATTGCACTATGTAACGGGAGAGGTTCACTATACTGTTAAACTAGGTGAGTATAAACTTATTCCTGGCGTTAGATATATGAAACAGTTTGATGATGGTGCAGGAGAGGTTGGCGGAGCCAACCTAAAAGAAAAAACAGCAGGTTACGATAATCCAAACAGTTTAGATAGTAATCTTTTTGCGGCAAGAGTCGATTTAAAATCAAAAGTTTGGGCATTTAGACTAGGATACTCTAAAATAGCGGACAAGGGTGATATTGTAGCTCCTTGGAGAGGTTTCCCAACGGGCGGTTTTACAAGAGCGATGGGTCAATATAACTGGCAAGCAAATACAAAAAGTTGGATGATCAGAGCCGACTATGACTTCGATAAAGCCAAATTGATACCTGGTTTAAAAGGGCTTGTAAGATACGTTGTTCAAGACTTTGATGACAGAAAACCGGGAGTTCAAGCGGATAGCAATGTTATCCATATAGATTTAGTTGAAAAATTTGCTTCGATACCTGGACTCTATGCAAAAGTTAGACTGGGATTTGTTAATGGAGATGATAATATAAGAGATATTAACGGAGATCTAAAAAAAGGTCCTTCTTATAACGAATATAGATTTGAAGTAAACTATCTTTTTTAA
- a CDS encoding DUF3373 family protein: MKKFIAISAVAAMVSAGFASDADIKAELEALKKEIQALKEAQAKINVKSLKRQISEIKAKTGGDNLKWSVDFRTAYDAIGYETINGNSSWNQILTNRLWLGMAYAPKDNVVFKGLLSYYKVYGQSVDTTMNFNYFDWIVNETPNISGELRVKEAYWLYFGDSFLGADIPWTASFGRRPATDGLLVSYREDQNPKSPLGHIINTEFDGASFKFNLENVTDISGMYLKLCMGRGMTNATTRYSSDPAINYTKINNWQNTDLFGFIFVPYDDGQYSIHTTAFKAWNLPGYYATQYGFDTTLNTYLPNPTSMRLEQGADYVGAAISLLAQGIGDGINDTLDDTNAFISFAWSKTQPYGSHSATFLGGPYNGVTMNVDNAALGSTDSETGTSIYLGANWPCILISDARLGVEYNHGTKYWRSFTYAEDTLAGSKLATRGDAYEVWLTKELIGKTLTAQIRYTYIDYKYTGSQAFFGEAGTPIEVDSAAGRYFDALDKAQDIRFYIRYRY; encoded by the coding sequence ATGAAAAAGTTTATTGCAATCTCTGCAGTAGCTGCTATGGTGTCGGCGGGTTTTGCTAGCGATGCTGATATAAAGGCGGAACTCGAGGCTTTAAAAAAAGAGATACAAGCTTTAAAAGAGGCTCAAGCTAAAATCAATGTAAAATCACTTAAAAGACAAATTAGTGAGATAAAAGCAAAGACAGGTGGTGATAACTTAAAATGGAGTGTTGATTTTAGAACTGCTTATGATGCTATTGGTTATGAAACTATAAATGGTAACTCTAGTTGGAATCAGATATTAACAAATAGATTGTGGCTAGGGATGGCATATGCTCCAAAAGACAATGTAGTATTCAAGGGATTACTAAGTTATTATAAAGTTTATGGGCAGAGTGTTGATACTACTATGAATTTTAATTATTTTGATTGGATTGTAAATGAAACACCAAATATTTCAGGTGAACTTAGAGTAAAAGAGGCTTATTGGCTCTATTTTGGGGATAGTTTCTTAGGAGCGGACATACCTTGGACTGCAAGTTTTGGTAGAAGACCGGCAACAGACGGACTACTTGTAAGTTATAGAGAAGATCAAAACCCTAAATCTCCTCTTGGACATATCATAAATACAGAGTTTGACGGAGCAAGTTTCAAGTTTAATCTAGAAAATGTTACAGATATTTCCGGTATGTATTTGAAACTTTGTATGGGTAGAGGTATGACTAATGCAACGACAAGATATAGTAGTGATCCTGCTATAAATTATACGAAAATTAATAACTGGCAAAATACCGATCTTTTTGGTTTTATATTTGTTCCGTATGATGACGGACAATACTCTATACATACTACTGCCTTTAAGGCTTGGAATTTACCTGGCTATTATGCTACTCAATATGGATTTGACACTACGCTAAATACTTACTTACCAAATCCTACCAGTATGAGACTTGAACAAGGAGCTGATTATGTCGGTGCGGCGATAAGTTTACTTGCTCAAGGGATAGGCGACGGTATAAACGATACTCTTGATGATACTAACGCATTTATAAGTTTCGCTTGGAGTAAAACGCAGCCATATGGAAGCCATTCGGCTACTTTTTTAGGCGGTCCATATAACGGAGTTACAATGAACGTTGATAATGCGGCACTAGGTAGCACCGATAGTGAAACAGGTACTTCTATTTATTTGGGTGCCAATTGGCCTTGTATACTTATAAGCGATGCAAGACTTGGTGTTGAGTATAATCACGGAACAAAATATTGGAGAAGCTTTACATATGCTGAAGATACGCTTGCGGGAAGTAAACTTGCAACTAGAGGTGATGCTTACGAAGTATGGCTTACAAAGGAGCTTATAGGAAAGACTTTAACTGCACAGATAAGATATACGTATATAGACTATAAATATACAGGAAGTCAAGCATTTTTTGGAGAAGCAGGTACTCCAATAGAAGTTGATTCTGCGGCGGGAAGATATTTTGACGCACTTGACAAAGCCCAAGACATAAGATTTTACATCCGCTACAGATATTAA
- a CDS encoding cytochrome C, with amino-acid sequence MKKFATLVLSAMLGLSFVSTTSFADVTKGQKLFQKKLKKPCGMTGAKFAAKHTQDEWEEIYEEGKFKEEIHKICPKVKPESIKDKWVKHLYDFAYEYASDSGNVPSC; translated from the coding sequence ATGAAAAAATTTGCGACATTAGTTTTAAGTGCAATGCTAGGACTTAGTTTTGTAAGTACTACTTCTTTTGCGGACGTTACTAAAGGTCAAAAGCTTTTCCAAAAAAAGCTAAAAAAACCTTGTGGTATGACAGGTGCAAAGTTCGCTGCTAAGCATACTCAAGACGAGTGGGAAGAGATTTATGAAGAGGGTAAATTTAAAGAAGAAATTCATAAAATATGTCCTAAGGTTAAGCCTGAATCTATAAAAGATAAATGGGTTAAGCATCTGTATGATTTTGCTTATGAATATGCTAGTGACAGTGGTAACGTACCAAGTTGTTAA
- the istB gene encoding IS21-like element helper ATPase IstB, whose amino-acid sequence MPQTDKSINEQIQEYATIFKLPAIKESFASIAQETVHNNLSYSQFLLKLFEYEYQKKIERSRETTLKMAGFPKVKTLEMFDFKASSVDRNLINELSTLRFIENAQNILLIGPSGVGKTHLAIALGYLATQARIKTKFITAAVLLLQLEIAQQTNRLQHYFKKVINPTKLLIIDEFGYIKLNENQANLFFQVINKRYEIGSIIITSNLSFTKFKEVLNNDEALTTAILDRLVHHSHILNIQSESYRLKQKRKAGVLLGLESIS is encoded by the coding sequence ATGCCACAAACTGATAAAAGCATAAACGAACAGATTCAAGAGTATGCAACGATTTTTAAACTACCGGCCATCAAAGAGAGCTTTGCATCCATAGCACAAGAGACGGTTCATAACAATCTTTCATACTCTCAATTTTTATTAAAGTTGTTTGAGTATGAATATCAAAAGAAGATAGAGCGCTCAAGAGAAACGACATTGAAGATGGCAGGCTTTCCAAAAGTAAAGACTCTGGAAATGTTTGATTTTAAAGCTTCAAGTGTAGATAGAAATCTTATCAATGAACTCTCAACTTTAAGATTTATTGAAAATGCCCAAAATATCCTGCTTATAGGTCCAAGTGGTGTAGGAAAAACTCATCTTGCCATAGCTTTGGGATATTTAGCTACCCAGGCAAGAATAAAAACAAAATTCATCACTGCAGCTGTTCTATTGCTACAGCTTGAAATTGCACAGCAGACAAATAGATTGCAGCACTATTTCAAAAAGGTTATCAATCCAACAAAACTTTTAATCATAGATGAGTTTGGCTATATCAAGCTCAATGAAAATCAGGCCAATCTTTTTTTCCAGGTTATCAACAAACGGTATGAGATAGGATCAATTATCATTACAAGCAATCTATCTTTTACAAAATTCAAGGAGGTACTCAACAATGATGAAGCGTTAACTACAGCAATACTTGATAGGCTAGTTCACCATAGCCATATACTCAATATCCAAAGTGAAAGTTACAGACTCAAGCAAAAAAGAAAAGCTGGTGTCCTTTTAGGACTTGAATCTATCTCTTAA
- a CDS encoding transposase translates to MYFSKEYGFTPILCKPYRAQTKGKVERFIGYVKRNFYIPLKAKLKNSPLQIDCASLNSQIFRWLAVTNERIHATTKEKPIKLFLLEQKALLPLVQTVEPSNKKTKNRYKTDTNYIPKNSIIAFNQESKSTLKEYDALLYQDSLNSIAGDVYATN, encoded by the coding sequence TTGTATTTTTCAAAAGAGTATGGCTTTACTCCAATACTATGTAAACCATATAGAGCACAAACTAAAGGAAAAGTTGAGCGGTTTATCGGATATGTAAAAAGAAACTTCTATATTCCATTAAAAGCTAAACTGAAAAACTCACCTTTACAAATAGATTGCGCTTCTTTAAATAGCCAAATATTTAGGTGGCTTGCAGTAACCAATGAAAGAATTCACGCAACAACAAAAGAGAAACCGATAAAACTTTTTCTGTTAGAACAGAAGGCTCTACTGCCACTTGTTCAAACAGTAGAGCCTTCAAACAAAAAAACTAAAAACAGATATAAAACAGATACAAATTATATACCAAAAAATTCCATTATTGCTTTCAACCAAGAATCAAAAAGCACATTGAAAGAGTATGATGCTTTGTTATACCAAGATAGTCTTAATTCCATTGCAGGAGATGTCTATGCCACAAACTGA
- the istA gene encoding IS21 family transposase: MITYEEFIMIHTLYKQGYSIRAIARMTGLDRRTISKRLKEKGLKPRKKVEYKSKLDPFKNYIRQRIADALPNKIPSSVIYREIVDKGYEGKIRILQSYMSSLYKEFLPLKEEKVIRFETAPGVQAQVDWSVIKGGKNPIYAFVMILGYSRYAYVYFTDNMRQETFQECHKKAFDFFEGVPKSILYDNLKSVVIQRNAYGATKHKFN, encoded by the coding sequence ATGATTACATATGAGGAGTTTATTATGATCCATACACTCTATAAACAAGGCTACAGCATAAGAGCAATTGCAAGAATGACAGGGCTTGATAGAAGAACTATATCTAAAAGACTCAAAGAAAAAGGGCTAAAACCAAGAAAAAAAGTTGAATATAAATCTAAGCTGGATCCATTTAAAAACTATATCAGACAAAGAATTGCTGATGCTTTGCCCAATAAAATTCCTTCCAGTGTAATATACCGTGAAATAGTAGATAAAGGGTATGAAGGAAAGATAAGGATACTGCAAAGCTATATGAGCAGTTTATATAAAGAGTTCCTGCCTTTAAAAGAGGAAAAAGTCATTAGATTTGAGACTGCTCCAGGAGTTCAAGCCCAAGTGGACTGGAGCGTAATAAAAGGAGGCAAAAATCCGATATATGCATTTGTGATGATTTTAGGATACAGCAGATACGCATATGTCTATTTTACAGACAATATGAGACAAGAGACATTTCAAGAGTGCCATAAAAAAGCTTTCGATTTCTTTGAAGGGGTTCCAAAAAGCATACTGTATGATAATCTAAAAAGTGTTGTAATTCAAAGAAATGCTTATGGAGCTACAAAGCATAAATTTAATTAG
- a CDS encoding integrase core domain-containing protein produces the protein MFEHSLVVHFHIAYLVHFSIAGDTKMNAHNERFNITIQEEFVDYYEDLLFTTDLEEFNKHLANWLIDYNTKIPHYSLNFKSPVKYLLENHNECHMYWSYTIY, from the coding sequence ATTTTTGAACACTCTTTAGTGGTACATTTTCATATTGCGTATCTGGTACATTTTAGCATTGCAGGTGACACTAAAATGAATGCCCATAATGAACGATTTAATATAACTATTCAAGAAGAGTTTGTTGATTACTATGAAGACCTTCTCTTTACAACAGATTTGGAGGAATTTAATAAACATCTTGCTAATTGGCTCATCGATTACAATACCAAAATACCACACTATTCACTTAATTTTAAATCTCCGGTAAAATACCTTCTTGAAAATCATAATGAATGCCATATGTATTGGTCTTATACAATTTATTGA
- a CDS encoding type II toxin-antitoxin system Phd/YefM family antitoxin, whose amino-acid sequence MIELGISQAQSQFTKILNKKVVIVDKKTHKKKAVLIPYEEYEKLLKSSLKKESQKGSFDKFVGILDKDFETDDLRYKEIVK is encoded by the coding sequence ATGATTGAACTTGGTATTTCACAAGCACAATCGCAATTTACAAAAATTTTGAATAAAAAAGTTGTGATTGTAGATAAAAAAACACATAAGAAGAAAGCTGTTTTAATTCCTTATGAAGAGTATGAAAAACTATTAAAAAGTTCATTAAAAAAGGAGTCTCAAAAAGGCTCATTTGATAAATTTGTCGGTATTTTAGACAAAGATTTTGAAACTGATGATTTAAGGTATAAAGAGATTGTTAAATGA
- a CDS encoding type II toxin-antitoxin system VapC family toxin, whose product MKLFLDTNIFLDLLFKREFYNEALEILNTVEKGEFSGYILDITILNIDYVAKKQLKNIKEFIKLLSDTFEIVGADNEIIQKALSLENEDFEDSVQYIVAKNLNCDVIITNDKGFIKSGNIEILSSKQFFEKYIY is encoded by the coding sequence ATGAAACTATTTTTGGATACAAATATCTTTTTGGATCTATTATTTAAAAGAGAATTTTATAATGAGGCTTTGGAAATTTTAAATACAGTTGAAAAAGGTGAATTTAGCGGATATATCTTAGATATAACTATTTTAAATATAGATTATGTTGCTAAAAAGCAGTTGAAAAATATAAAAGAGTTTATAAAACTTTTAAGTGATACTTTTGAAATAGTTGGTGCAGACAATGAAATAATACAAAAAGCATTATCGTTGGAAAATGAGGATTTTGAAGATAGTGTTCAATATATTGTTGCTAAAAATTTAAACTGTGATGTTATCATAACAAATGACAAAGGTTTTATAAAAAGTGGCAATATAGAAATTTTAAGTAGTAAACAATTTTTTGAAAAATATATTTATTAA